From Solibacillus sp. FSL W7-1464:
GCTGGAAACCTTTTATTATGACTAAATAATATGTTCTGTTGACTAAATTCATTAAAGTATTGACTAAATTCATCCTTATAGTGACTAAATCCCTCCGTTTATTGACTAGATTAATGATTTACGATGAATTGTGCATGATAAACAGACAATATCCGTATGAAAGATTTTTAAAAAAGGAAGTTTCGGCAATTCACTTCCATTCAAGAAATAGGCTATATAGAATTGATTTGGAGGTGTTTTTTTGAAAAAATCGAATCATTATTTATTCATTGAAGCAGCCATCCAGCGGATTCTCCCAAATGATCCGGAAGCTGTCGCATTTCAAGAAGAATTTTACCGTATGAAAGCCGGGTTTGCAGGTGAAAAAAAGCTGAAAAATGCCCTAAAAGATTTCCCATTTAAAAGCGATTATTCTATTTTTTATAACTTTGAATGTGTAAATGACCGCGGTTTTACCCATCAAATCGATGCCCTGCTCATTACTCCGTATTTCATCCTCATTTTCGAGGTAAAACAACTTTCAGGAAAACTCTATTATAAGCCTGTTTTTCACGAATTTACCCGCATAACAGAAAATCAAACGCGCGACAACTTTCCAAATCCCTTTGATCAAGTGTACCGCCATAAACTTTTTATCAAACAATTTTTACAAAAATTAAATATAACGATGCCCGTCCTTCAATTAGTTGTGATAGCCAATTACCGCGCAGAGCTTGACATCTCATTGGAAGGTTTCCCGATTATCCATTTAAGCGGATTGCCTCGTCATTTAGAAAAACTTTATGCGGAAAATAACCATAAAAAGGTCAATATAGCGTATATATGCTCCCAACTGAAAATGTTAATACAGCCTTTGCCTGCCAGAAAAGCCATTTCACGCTGCCGGTTAAAAACGGGTGTGTTATGCCAAAAATGCGAGTATATAAGCCGGATGCATTATCAGCGCGGAATTTGGCAATGCGAAAAATGCCACTCAAAATCCCGGGCAGCTTTATTTGAAGCACTGCATCATTACCGGGTGCTGATCAGTCCTCGTATTTCAAATAAAGATTTTCGTGAATTTACGGGCATAAAAAGTACTTTTGCTGCTTCAAAAATATTGTCGAAGCTCAATTTAGAGAAGTATGGTGCAACAAAAGGCCGCTATTATCTAATTCCTGAAGATATTTATTATAAGGGCGATGACTAATATGAGAAGCATTGGCAAAATAACAGCGTCCGTTGGCTAAATAAGAGTCCCCATTGACTAAATCATTACAGGTATTGGCTAAATTCCCTCCATTTTTGGTAAAATTCCCGGTACCTCTGACTAAAAAACCCTACCGGATATATTTTTCCGGTAGGGTTTTGCGGTCATTACGCTTGAATATGACGAGCGATTTTTTCTGTTAAGCGAGTCGTTACTTTCGGCAATAATACTTTAATAGCCGGATTTAATACTGCACCTGAAAGACCGCCGGCAGTTACTTCAACTGTACCTGTCATATATGTACTGCCATCTTTCGGCTCGGCTGTAAATTCACCGCCGCCTTTAATATTATCCGATAGCCCCGTAATCTCGAATTTGATTTTAGAAGGCTCATTCATTTCGACAATTTTAATCTCGATTTCAACTTTTT
This genomic window contains:
- a CDS encoding nuclease-related domain-containing protein, which codes for MKKSNHYLFIEAAIQRILPNDPEAVAFQEEFYRMKAGFAGEKKLKNALKDFPFKSDYSIFYNFECVNDRGFTHQIDALLITPYFILIFEVKQLSGKLYYKPVFHEFTRITENQTRDNFPNPFDQVYRHKLFIKQFLQKLNITMPVLQLVVIANYRAELDISLEGFPIIHLSGLPRHLEKLYAENNHKKVNIAYICSQLKMLIQPLPARKAISRCRLKTGVLCQKCEYISRMHYQRGIWQCEKCHSKSRAALFEALHHYRVLISPRISNKDFREFTGIKSTFAASKILSKLNLEKYGATKGRYYLIPEDIYYKGDD
- a CDS encoding CoxG family protein gives rise to the protein MAQASHSVQIPVSQDKVWAFVSKIEKWAVLVPAYKEHKELDAQTSHWTFEGNFKGLKKKVEIEIKIVEMNEPSKIKFEITGLSDNIKGGGEFTAEPKDGSTYMTGTVEVTAGGLSGAVLNPAIKVLLPKVTTRLTEKIARHIQA